In Gimesia panareensis, the genomic window CTTTTCATGACCGTTTTCCCAAAGCGGGCCTCATTTTTAAACATGCCCGTGATGTAACAGTTGCCGCGACTATCCACAGCCACGCCGGTACTCAGGCCATTTGCCTGACCTCCCGAATTGACCGACCAGACCAGTTTGCCGTTCGGCGAGAGCTTGGCCAGAAAAATATCCTGCACTGTAGTGTCGGTCCCCACCTGCTGACCTGCGAGTTCCACCAGCCCGGTAATGTAACCGCAAACGTAACAGTTACCGATGCGATCGACGCCGATCTGATGGCCACTTGCACCGCGTCCATTGCCTGCCAGCTGCGCCCAGAGCAGATTGCCGTTGTTGTCATATTTCGCCACGAACAGTGAACGCCCCTTTGGATTGGGAGCGCTGACATCGCCGATCGTTACATCGCCTGCAAAGGAGCCGGCAACACAGCAGTCTCCGGCTGGCGTGACGGCAATGCCATGCCCATAATCATAGCCTTTACCGCCGGCACTCTGAGCCCAGACCAGCTTGCCGTCCGGATCGTACTTGGCGATGAAGTAATCGTAGTCCCCCTGATTGTGGAGCATCTGATCGCCGATCTGAAAGACGGGACTTTGAAAATGACCGGTCACAAAAGCATTGCCGGCTTTATCGACGGCCACCGCATAGCCGCGGTCGATTTTGCTGCCCCCAGCAGTCTGGATCCAGAGCAGCTTGCCTGCAGGACTGTACTTGGCGAGTACAAAATCCATGCCCCCCTTACTGGTGACTTTCTTATCTCCGAATTCTGCGGTATCGGTAAATTCTCCGGTCACATAGCAGTTTCCGGCGGCGTCGACGGTAATCCCCCGGATTTTATCATGCTTGATGCCCCCCGCCTGTTGAACCCACTCAACCGTGCGGGCCGACTCTGCCTTTTTATCCGCTGGCTGCCCTGCCTGCAACAAGGCACCAGTCATGCAGGCGTACAAAGCACAAACCAAACCAGGGAATTTCAGATTCTTCAAACGAGTCATCCAGTTCATAACAGAGATTTTCCTGTGCAATTCAGATAACTGAAACAAAACTTATCTTAACGGCAGAACCATTCAGAAACAGTTCCGCACACATTTTCATTCTGATTTTGTAAATTGATCGATCACATTCCGCGTCACCCGCGAAACGTTTTTGTCGACCAGCATGGAAGTGATCCAGCAGATGGAGCCGACGGAGAAGACTTCTCCCCCCGAATCGGTCTGGTAATGGATCATATCTGCTCCCCCCTGATCCGGATTCGTCCCCTGCGCAATCAGGTGTACTTGCGGGGGTGAACTGGGCGAGATCTTATCCGTCTCATGTCCCGACGCACCGCCGGGGATTCGCATGTGCTGGCTTTCGGTGCCAAACAGATCATCCTGTTTCAGATCCGTCCCGGCCAAAGCCCAGTGATCGGCATCGATGACTTTATAAGGTGCTCCGGTCATAATCCCGGCAAACGAGAAGACGACTCCGAGCAAATTCGCTTCTGACTCCTGTCGCGCGTGATAACGGCTCTCATAGGTCGATTCCGATTCGGGAATCGGCGGATCCATGGCCACACCGCACCAGCTGGTACAGTCAGTGTTGTGATAGACGATGCGTTCGTCATCCAAAAATTCGACTTCGCAGTTCAGTCCGTTCCCTCCCAGATAGATTAACCGTCCGCCGGATTCAAAGACCCAGGTTTTCAGCCGATCGTACATCTGCTTCGACCAGTACTCGGGATGCGAACTGAGGATGAGCACCTTGTATTCGTCAAGCGGGAGTGTTCCCAGGTGGAATTGTGTTTCGCTGTAATAGTCGTATGAGAGTTCCTGTTCTTCCATCCAGCCGAGGAGCCGCCATTCGGAATGCAACATACCACACCCCATCCGGCTGTAGATCGGATCCCGCAACTGCTCATCCAGATCAATGTGCAGATAAGGCTGCGGTCGTTCCAGCGAAAGGGGAGGATATTCCTCAACACAATAGACACCGAACGAAGGCTTCAGATAGCGTCTCAATTCCTGGCGACTGTTGACGGTGGGCGTTGCGGGTAAGCCATCCGGGTTCAGATAATTGCTCCGTCCGCCAAAATTGTTGTAGGCATTCCAGGTCAAATCGCTGGCCAGAATCGCGATGTCCGACTGTGGGGTCTCAGGGGCCACCACCCAGGGAAACGTAAAATGATCTCCCGACTGATTCCGCAGATGGAACATATACAGGCCGGAACGCTCCGGTGAGGTGACTGACTGGCGCTGCACGGCACCACGGTAACCGATATCGTTCCAGTTCACTCCCTCCTGTGTGTAATCACCGTCAGGAGTGATCTGCAGATTGGCCAGCGGGGCATGATCGTCAAAGGTGCCGATGCGTCGGATATACTCTTTCTCCTTGCCGTACCGCCAGAGTTCCACTTGATATTCGGACGTGGAATGCACACGAAACTCGGAAGCTTCCCCAGCCTTCACGCAACGCGGCCAGGCAAAGCCAAACAATTTTTTGGACAACAGACGAAACTGATAAATCTGTCCAGCCCGGACCTGCATCTGTACGCGTTTGGGACAATGGTCGGTATGTTGCAAGATGACCGTGTATTCCCCTTCCGGCAGATCCAGGATGACAGCCCCCGAGGCAGTAGAACGCGTACTGAAAAACTGCCCGTCCGACTGAAACTCGATCGCGACATCAAATAAGGCGCTATAATTTTCATCGCTGACATATCCGATAAGCATGCATCCGGTTCCGTCACAAAAAGGAGAATCGTTCGTCAGAGTCGCTTTAAATCACATTCGAATGGAAGTCTGAATCAAGAGGGGTGAGCCACATACTTTTTCGCAATTTTGACGGCCAGACCGCCGCCTTCGTAGTAACCCATCGAAATTTCCGCCACATGCGTTAATACGTCGTAGGCCCGCCAGCGATTCCAGCCATGTTCGGCTTCCATCCAGAGAATCATCTGGGCAAACGCATCCGCGGTGGCGCGCTCCATCGGTGTGCCGCTGGAGACAGTAATCAGTTCGTCCGGCGACTCAATCCGGGGGCCGGCGATTGTTTTACCTTTGAGTAGTTCAATCGTCAATGTGGTCTGCGAGGCCATCTCCAGCCCCGTTGCAGAGAGTTCCCCCTGCCCCATCGCGGCATGGGCATCTCCCAGATACAGATATGCGCCGTCGACGAAAACCGGGAGAAAGAGTGTGTTCCCTTCGGTCACTTCGCGGATATCCATGTTCCCGCCATGCGGGCCAGCGGGCATCGTACTGGGCATGCCGTAAGCGGGTGTGGTGCCGATGCAGCCCAACATCGGCTGATAGGGGATGGCGATCTCATCACTCCAGTAGACCAGCCCGTCACGGATCGGACAGACATGGGAACCACCTGGCACATCGGTTCCCAGCCACTGGCAGAGCTGTTTGGGATTTCCCGTGTAAGTCGCACACTGACCGTCGCGGGACTCGATCTTTTCGATCCTGATCGCCAGGGTGTCTCCGAGCTCAGCGCCTTCGATAAAAATCGGCCCCGTCACCGGATTGCTGTACGGGACCTTGCTCTTATCCCGGCAATCCCCGGCTTTGCGGATCTGCCCGGACAGAGCGTCTTCGGTTTCCACACGGATGGTCTCGCCGCTGGTCACGCGGAGCCGCGGTTCCTGCTCACGACTGAATTCGTAATTCAGATTTCCCAGAGAGAGTTCCTGCATCTTATTCATCCCGCATTCAAAGTGTTTTAATAACGGAAGTTCAATCGAGCTGCGATTTCAGCCAATGTTTGAGGATTTCTTCTGCTGTCTTCTGCTCTCCCGCAGGTCGATCAACAAGCGTCAGATCCTGTCCCAGAACCAGTTGTCTGGTGAGCTCATCGTGAGCGGGATCGGGGTGGTCCGGATCGAAAACATCCGGATGGAAGACGACACAGTCCCAGCCTCCCTTGCCGAAATTAAGCGAAAAATTCAACGTCCACATCAAGCTGTGGATAAAATCTTCCTGCGATTCGGCTTTCGCATCACGGGGAATTGCCAGCAGGACCAGATCCGGTTTGCCCGGTCGAACCAGTTTTCCGGCATCAGATTCGATCTGCTTACGTGTTTTTCCTTTTGTTTCCCAGGTGGTAACTTCCAGCTTCGCATCCGGGGCGACTTCCTGTGCCGCCTTTTGAATCAACTGATCCAGGGGGGGCATCGCGATGACTTTGATCGGACGTTTTGCTTTGATCAGACTCTGTGAGCGCGGGATCGCCAGTGTTGGCGGCTTCACGTCGGCCAGTGAGACCGAATTTCCGGTTATCGATTCCGCCAGCAACTCTGCCAGTTTTTTGTGTCCCGCCATGTTGGGATGGATCTCATCGCTCATCAGCAACCGCCAGGCGAGCGGATCTTTCTTTCTGAGTACTGTGAGCTGCTCGTACGCATCACAGACGGGGACGTTCAGCTCTTTGCCGACCTTACGGACCACATCACAATATTTGATCAGTTTCTCAGTCGGCCTGCTGCCTGTGGTAATCACAGCATTGGGCGTACAGAGCAAGACCTCTGCCCCTACATCACGGCACTGCTTGAGGATCGAGTGCAGGTTCTTTTCATAGTCTGCCAGCGGCACCCGCGTCATATCGTTCAGACCGAACATCACCGTCACCAGATCCGGGTGATGCTTGAGTACGTCCCGCTCGATACGCGACAGGGCATTCACGGTCGTGTGTCCGCTGATGCCGGCATTGATCATCTCGGGTTTGGAGCCGGGTACCGCTTTTTCGAGAGCGATGCCCAGCATATCGGTATAAGCCCGACGACTGCCGGTGTGATAATAGACGCCGGTGACACTGTCACCGAAACAGACGACCTTCGCCGGTTCACCTGCTTTCAGCTTTGTCATGGTTTTGGGAAAATCAGAGTGACTGGAGACGCTCTGTTTCTGACCGTCAAACCAGTTGGGGGGCACATAGAGTGTCCAGACCTGACTGTTCAATGGCTGAGCATGGCCGCCGGCGATCCAGATTTTATCTTTAAAGACAAACGCCGAATGTTCGTGTCGCTCTTTCCAGACAACGCCGGACTTCAGCTCAGTCCAGTTTTTTCCATCCTGCGAATACCAGGCATCCTGTTTGTTGGTCGAGGGATTATTGGACCAGCCACCGATGACCCAGATGCGATCGCGGTAAACGACAGACGAAAACCATAACCGTTCGTGCCAGGGGGCGTGGGCGGTTTCCTGTCGCCAGTGAATTCCATCCGCCGAGCTCCAGACGTCGTTGTTGGCGTGATATTCGGGCGTGTAATTGCCGCCGCCAAACACGTAGATGCGGTCATTCAATACCGCGGCCTGATGATAGGCCCGGGGCGACCAGCCGGCATGTTCGGTGGCCAGCTTCCACTCTTTCCCGTCTGAGGAATACCAGACATCGTTTTTCAGACTCTTCTGATCACCAAAGTAGTAGTTCTCAGTACCGCCGAGCAACCACATCTTGCCCTTAAAGGTGACCAGTGCTGCGGCCAGGCGGGGCGTCCAGGCTGCTTTTTTTGCCACGAGGTCCCAGTGTTTCCCATCGGTGGATGACCAGACCTGATTACCGGCGGAATGCCCGGGCAGCCGCCCGTTATACCAGCCCCCCATCAGCCACATTTTGTCTTTGAAGACGACCGTCATCGGCAGATCGCTGTGGATCCAGGGCGCTTTCTTTGTGACCGGAGTCCAGTGCTTCCCGTCTTTGGATTTCCAGACGTCCCGCGGCGGGGCTTCATAGGAATTGAACCAACCGCCAAAGATCCAGAGCTGATCTCGATAGACCAGTTCCCCCTGCGAATCTCGAGGTTGCCAGTCCGCTTTTTCGGTCACCTGGACCCAGTCCAGCTTTTTCTCTTCAGCAAATCCGGAAACGGTAATCAGCAGGAACAACAGCGGCAGCAGGAAGGATCGCATCATCTCAACTCCATACCTGATCGTGTGCAAAGGATCGCGAGGCCATATCAGTAACAATGTTAAGTAATTGTTACCATACCCTGCCGTTTCCTCTGGTTGCAAGCGCAGGCCTCCTGCTGAGTGTCAGATCTGAGATAAAAATCGCGCAGACTGAACGTCGCAGTATTACAGATTCAGGCCGGAGATGTTTAGAAACGGTGTCCCGGCTGCGGCCCCTCTTTGGTGAGGGTCAGGATTTCCGGCCCCGCGTCGGTCATCAGAATCGTATGTTCGAACTGGGCCGAGAGCTTGCCGTCTTTGGTGCGTACGGTCCAGCCATCACTGCGGTCTTCGACGGTCTTCCAGCTCCCTGAGTTCAGCATCGGTTCAATCGTAAAACACATGCCTGGCAGGAGCAGATCGCGTTCGGAACCGGAGACCGGATAATGGGGAATTCCGGGATCGGTGTGGAATTCGCGCCCGATGCCATGTCCCTGATATTGACGGACGACGCCATAGCCCAGTTCAGTAGCGTAATCGTAAATGACTTCGCCAATTTCGATCACGCTGGAGCCGGGATGAATGGCATTAATCGCCAGAAACAGGGAATCGAAGGTCGCCTGAACCAGTTTGCGGGCTTCGTCGGTGACCTCACCGACCAGAAACGTTTCCGACTGATCCCCGTACCAGCCATCTACGATACTGGTGATATCGACGTTGACGATATCGCCTTCTTTCAGCACGGTCTCATCGGGAATACCGTGACAGACGACTTCATTGATGCTGATACAGCAACTCTTGGGAAAGCCGTGATAGCCCAGAGTGGCGGGAGTGTGGCCATGCGAAACCGTATATTCATGAACCACCTGATTGATTTCATCCGTGGAGATCCCCGGTTTGACATACGGGCGCAGATGATCCATCAAACTGGCATTGAAACGGGAGGCAATTCGCAGGCGTTCCCACTCGTACGATTTATAGATAATTGGATTTCCGGACAAAATGTTCGCCTCGATCTCTTTCAGTGTTCGACTGACAGTGATGTGATTCAGAGTGGAGAGAGTTTATGCAATCCGCTAAGATGCGAGCGTTGTGGCCCCACTAAAACCGATTCCTGCAACAGGATACCAGTTTTGGTCAAATCGCAGCAACAGTCATTATCCACTGCGAAGTGATGGATTATAGAATAATCAAACTTACAAAGAATTCCTATGGTCGGAAAGCATTCTAAAGTAAAGAAAAGTAAGCCTCTGCTGGGAAACCACCAGAAATGCTGGATCTGGGGCCGAAATGCGGTCAGAGAAACGCTGTCTGCCGGCTTCTGGAAGATCTGGGAATTATATCTGTCAGAGAAACTACCTGCTGAAGAGATCGCAGAACTGGAGACCCGTGCTGCCCAGTTATCAGTTCCGGTCATCGTCACCACTGACAAAACACTCACCCAAAAATCCCGCGCGGGCGACCACCAGGGCATGATCGCCAAAATGGCGCCGTTTCCCTATGCTGCGGCTGAAGAGGTGCTGGCACAAAACACGGATACGCCCCTGTATTTAATTCTGGATCGGATCCAGGATCCGTATAATTTCGGGGCCATCATCCGCTCTGCGGAGATCCTGGGCGCGGATGCGATTTTCATCGGCTCGCAGGAACAGTGCGATGTGACCAGCCTGGTCTGCCGCACTTCGGCCGGCGCCGTCAATCATATTGCACTGGCTCAGGTCCCGGATCTGGTCGCCTTCTGCCAGCAGTTGAAAGCGGACAACATCAACGTGCTGGGCACAGCAATGCAGGCGGAGGAGACGCTGGTGGACTATGCGTTTCAGCAGCCCACGGCATTGATCGTGGGAAACGAGGGGACCGGCGTGCATCTGGAACTGATCGCTGCCTGTTCGCATCTGATCCGGATTCCACAACAGGGGCAGACCGAATCGTTAAATGTGGCGGTCTCTGCAGGAATCCTGCTGTACGAAGCCAGTCGACAACGCGGGTTCCAGTAAGGAATTCAATACAGACTGTGACCGGTTCTTAGCTCGATGCGGGAGCCGACTCCGTCGGTCCTTCTGGCTTCGTTTCCGGTTTGGTGCTGCTGAGCCATTCGCTGATGATCTGAATGATCACATACATTACGGGTACCATCACCACTCCGAAAATGGTCGCTGCAGTCAGACCAGCTACCACCGCGGTCCCCAGTGCCTGTCGACTGGCGGCCCCGGCTCCCGAGGCGATGGCCAGCGGAATGGCCCCCAGGATGGCACTGAAAGCAGTCATCAGAATCGGACGGAACCGGAGGTGACAGGCTTCGACGGCGGCGTCGCGAATCGACTTGCCTGCTTCACGCTGTAGCTTTGCGAATTCCACAATCAGAATCGCGTTTTTACTGGCCAGTGCAATCAGCAGCACGAAACCGACCTGGGTATAGATATTGTTATCCATACCCCGTAGCATCGTCGCGAAAATCGCACCAAAGATTCCCAGAGGTACTGACAGAATCACCGAGATTGGGATGGACCAGCTTTCATATTGAGCACACAGAAAGAGGTACACAAAGACCAACGCCATCGCAAAAATGAACGGCGCCATGTTCCCCGCTTCAATCTGCTGATAGGCAATTCCGGTCCACTCGTAACCAAAGCCTTCCGGCAGGACTTCGTTGCAGAGTTCCTGCATCCGCTGAATCGCCTGCCCGGAACTGTACCCCGGCGCAGGGTTCCCTGTAATCGCAGAAGTCGGATAGAGATTGTAGTGATCCACTTCCTGGGGACCGGCGGAGTTATTCACTTTGACCAGGGTATGCAGGGGAACCATACTGCCCCGTCGATCACGGACTTTCAAGCGGGTGATATCCTGGACTTTGTTGCGATAATCCTCATCCGCCTGGACCATCACTTTGAATGTACGGTTGAAGAGGTTGAAGTCGTTCACATAAGTCGAACCGAGTTCGGCCTGCAGGGTATCGAAAATGGAATTCAGGGGAACCCCCATCTTAATCGCTTTTTCGCGGTCGATATCCAGATAAATCTGGGGAACCGTGGCACTGAAACTCGTATTCAGTCCCCGGACCACCTGGTCGGAGTTCCCGCGGTCCATCAGATCGGTGGTGGCCATCTGCAGGACATCCATGCCGGCGGCACTACGGTCCTGAATCTGAATCTGGAATCCGCCCGCATTACCCAGCCCCTGAATGGCGGGTGGGATAAAGGCAAAGGCGATCGATTCCTGAATCTGGGCCAGTTCCTTCTGCAAACGAGGCACCAGGGCAAACACGTGCAAATCGGGAGACTGTCGTTTGTCCCAGTTTTCCAGGGCGATGATCGTCGTGGAATAGTTGGAGGCATTCGAGTTATTCAACATCGAAAAGCCGCCCATGGTAATCACGTGCGTCGCTGAGGGGAGATCCGCGGCCAGTTTGTTAATGCGATTCTGTACGACCCGCGTGCGGTTCAGGGCGGCACCATCGGGCAGCTGTGTATTCACGAAGATGTAACCCTGGTCCTCGTTCGGCAGGAAGCCCCCCGGCACCGACATGAAACCGACTCCGGTGGCACCAAAGATGACCAGCATCGGGATCAACATAATAAACGCACGCCGGACACAGGTTTTGACGATTTTCATGTAGAGATTCAATGAATGATCGAAACACCAGTTAAACCAACGGAAGAAGAAACCGCGCCGCTCGCGGGTCTGACGCAGCATGATGCCGCACATCGCGGGACTGAGGGTTAAGGCACAGACAGAGGAAAACAAGGTAGCAATTGAGATGGTCAAAGCGAACTGACGATAGAGACGACCGGTAATCCCCGGGAGCACCATAGTCGGCACAAAGACCGCCAGCAGCACCAGGGTCGTCGCGACCACCGGACCGGTAATTTCGACCATCGCCTTTGCAGTCGCTTCTTTAGGAGAACACTTTTCGGTATCGAGAATACGGGTCACGTTTTCGACGACCACGATGGCATCGTCGACGACAATCCCGATGACGAGCACGATTCCGAACAGTGAGAGTGTATTGATGGTATAGCCCATCGCCAGCATGACAGCCATGGTGCCCAACAGTGAGACGGGGATGGTGACCGCCGGGATCAGCGTGGCGCGGAAATCCTGCAGGAAGACAAAGATGGTGACGAACACCAGGGCAAGTGCCACAAATAATGTTTTGACCACTTCATCAATCGAGGCATTCACAAACTCGGTCGAGTTGTAGGGAACGGAATATTCGAGACCTTTAGGAAAGTCTTTTTTGAGCCGCTCCATCACTTTTTGTGACTTCTCGGCCACATCCAGCGCGTTCGCCCCCGGAAGCTGATAGATGGCAATTAACGCCGCGGGCTTTCCATCCAGCTGCGAATAACCAGAATAGCTCTGTGCTCCCAACTCGACACGGGCCACATCCTTGATTTGTGTGATCTGCCCTTCTTCCCCGGTTTTGATAATGATGTCGGCAAACTGTTTGGGATCGGTCAGTCGCCCGAGGGTGGTCACTGTCAGCTGAAAATCCTGGTTATCGGGGTTAGGTTCCTGACCAATCGAACCGGCGGCCACCTGGACGTTTTGCTGCCGGAGTGCATCGACCACATCGGTCGTGGTGATATTCCGGGTATCGAGCTGATTCGGGTCCAGCCAGATCCGCATGCCGAAATCCTTGGCATTCACGACATTGACATCACTGACCCCGTCGATACGTTTTAATTCATCATTAATATTAATCGAGGCGTAGTTGCTCAGATACAGTTCGTCAAACGTTTCATCAGGTGAATTGAGGGCAATCACCAGCGTCATGTTGGTCGATTTTTTTTTGGTCGTCACCCCTTCCCGTTTGACGTCTTCAGGCAGTGACGGGTTGGCAATCGCAACGCGGTTCTGTACCAGTACGTTCGCCATATCCAGATCGGTGCCCACATCGAACGTGACAGTTAATGTCATGTTGCCGTCGCTGGTACTGCTGGAAGACATGTAAAGCATGTTTTCCACACCGTTAACTTGCTCTTCGATGGGAGTGGCAACCGTATCTGCGACCACCTGGGCATCCGCCCCACGATAGGTAGCGGTGACGGCGACCGTGGGTGGAGTAATATCCGGAAAGAGTTCCACGGGTAACAGCGGGAGTGAAATCGCACCAACGATGGCGATGACGATCGAAATCACGCTGGCAAAAATCGGATGATAGATAAAAAACCGGGAAAACATCGTCGTCCGTTTCGTTTAAATATTCAGTCAGGCAAGCAGAGAATAAAACTAAATGGCCCCACAAGCGGTTCAGTTCTGCTGTTGATCAGGAGCAGCAGCTGGTTTGCTCGGTGTAGCACCGGTTTTCTTTGGTCCAGTGGCGGGGTTCGCCTTCTGTTGAGCTGGTTTATTTTTTTGCTGCTGACCACCTTTTGCCTGCTGGCCAGCGGGAGCTTGTTTATTGGTAATCGTGACCGGGCGACCGGGTCGGGCACGCTGGATACCTTCCGCGATATATTTTTCTCCGGGTTTGATCCCTTTCAGAATCACCCGCATGCCGTTATCCAGTTGGCCGATTTCAACCTGTCTTTTCTCAACGATATTATCTTTCCCCACAATCAACAGATATTTCCCGGCCAGGTCTGTACCAATCGAGACATCCTGTACCAGTACTGCGTTGGGAATCGGATCGCCGTAAACCCGGACACGGACATACAAGCCGGGATACATATAGCCCTCTTTATTCTCGAGGACCGCTCTGACCTGAATGGTGCCGGTGCCCGGATCAATTTTATTATTGGCGAAGTCGATCGTCCCGGTATGCGGATAGCCCTCTTCATCCGAGAGTCCTACATGCACCTGCAGTGGATCTTTATCAGTGGGTGATCTTTTTTTCTTTAAAGCCTGCAGCCAGAGACGCTCACTGGCATCAAAATAGACATAGATCGGATCCATTGTCACGATTGACGTGAGCAACGTGTTTTCTCCGGATCCGACCAGGTTGCCTACGTCAACCAGGTTTCGGCTGATCTTGCCGTTGATGGGCGCTTTGATCGTGGTATAGCCCATATTAATCTGGGCCTGTTCGACGTCTGCTTTTGCTCCCAGCACAGCCGCCTGTGCTTTGTCGCGGGCTGCAGTAGCATCGTTCACATCCTGGGGCGTGACCGCCTGCTTCTTTAACAGTTCTGTATAGCGATCCAGTGTCGCCTGGGCATCGACCAGCTGTGCATCGGCGGCTTTCTGTTGGGCATTGGCTTTATCGAGAGCCGCCTGGTACTCGTCCTGCTGAATCACAAACAGCAACTGACCTTTTTTGACATTATCCGATGGTTGGAAGTCGATTTTTTCCAGGAATCCTGCGACGCGGGCGCGAATATCCACCGAGGCGACCGAGGCCAGGGTCCCGGTGAAATCTTCATTGAAGACCACCTGCTTAACAACCGGTTCTGCCACGGTTACCGCGGGTGGCTTCATCTGCGGAGGGGGAGGCGGCTGGTTACAACCGCTGAGCAGCATGATTAAGGGACAGAAAAGAAGAAAAGATTTGAGAACAGAAAATCGGACGGGTGAATCGTTCACAGTGCTCCCTTTAATCGCTACCAAGACCTGTCTGTCTTGAAGTATCTCAGAATCCAGATCATTTCCATATATACGCGGCCCGTAGTAACAGGCATACTACTAACTTCAATACTCTAAATGCAATTCCCAT contains:
- a CDS encoding efflux RND transporter periplasmic adaptor subunit, with the translated sequence MLLSGCNQPPPPPQMKPPAVTVAEPVVKQVVFNEDFTGTLASVASVDIRARVAGFLEKIDFQPSDNVKKGQLLFVIQQDEYQAALDKANAQQKAADAQLVDAQATLDRYTELLKKQAVTPQDVNDATAARDKAQAAVLGAKADVEQAQINMGYTTIKAPINGKISRNLVDVGNLVGSGENTLLTSIVTMDPIYVYFDASERLWLQALKKKRSPTDKDPLQVHVGLSDEEGYPHTGTIDFANNKIDPGTGTIQVRAVLENKEGYMYPGLYVRVRVYGDPIPNAVLVQDVSIGTDLAGKYLLIVGKDNIVEKRQVEIGQLDNGMRVILKGIKPGEKYIAEGIQRARPGRPVTITNKQAPAGQQAKGGQQQKNKPAQQKANPATGPKKTGATPSKPAAAPDQQQN
- a CDS encoding efflux RND transporter permease subunit, coding for MFSRFFIYHPIFASVISIVIAIVGAISLPLLPVELFPDITPPTVAVTATYRGADAQVVADTVATPIEEQVNGVENMLYMSSSSTSDGNMTLTVTFDVGTDLDMANVLVQNRVAIANPSLPEDVKREGVTTKKKSTNMTLVIALNSPDETFDELYLSNYASININDELKRIDGVSDVNVVNAKDFGMRIWLDPNQLDTRNITTTDVVDALRQQNVQVAAGSIGQEPNPDNQDFQLTVTTLGRLTDPKQFADIIIKTGEEGQITQIKDVARVELGAQSYSGYSQLDGKPAALIAIYQLPGANALDVAEKSQKVMERLKKDFPKGLEYSVPYNSTEFVNASIDEVVKTLFVALALVFVTIFVFLQDFRATLIPAVTIPVSLLGTMAVMLAMGYTINTLSLFGIVLVIGIVVDDAIVVVENVTRILDTEKCSPKEATAKAMVEITGPVVATTLVLLAVFVPTMVLPGITGRLYRQFALTISIATLFSSVCALTLSPAMCGIMLRQTRERRGFFFRWFNWCFDHSLNLYMKIVKTCVRRAFIMLIPMLVIFGATGVGFMSVPGGFLPNEDQGYIFVNTQLPDGAALNRTRVVQNRINKLAADLPSATHVITMGGFSMLNNSNASNYSTTIIALENWDKRQSPDLHVFALVPRLQKELAQIQESIAFAFIPPAIQGLGNAGGFQIQIQDRSAAGMDVLQMATTDLMDRGNSDQVVRGLNTSFSATVPQIYLDIDREKAIKMGVPLNSIFDTLQAELGSTYVNDFNLFNRTFKVMVQADEDYRNKVQDITRLKVRDRRGSMVPLHTLVKVNNSAGPQEVDHYNLYPTSAITGNPAPGYSSGQAIQRMQELCNEVLPEGFGYEWTGIAYQQIEAGNMAPFIFAMALVFVYLFLCAQYESWSIPISVILSVPLGIFGAIFATMLRGMDNNIYTQVGFVLLIALASKNAILIVEFAKLQREAGKSIRDAAVEACHLRFRPILMTAFSAILGAIPLAIASGAGAASRQALGTAVVAGLTAATIFGVVMVPVMYVIIQIISEWLSSTKPETKPEGPTESAPASS